DNA sequence from the Bradyrhizobium diazoefficiens genome:
GCGTTCGCCATCATGGCGGGTGAAGCGGTCGTGGCGTTCGCCATGGTCTGACCTCGTAGCGCTCAGTGGCGCTTACTGCGGATGGATCATGGTGGGGTCGTCGAGATCGATCTCGCTGTCGGCGTCGGGAGCGCCCTTGTTGGTGTCGACGGTAGCGTAGACAGACATGCCGGCGCGGAGCAGGTGCTGCTTCGCAACCGACTTCGGCACGCGGATGCGCACCGGCACGCGCTGCACGATCTTGGTGAAGTTGCCGGTGGCGTTGTCAGGCGGCAGCAGCGTGAACACCGAGCCTGCGCCAGCCGCGATGCTGTCGACGACGCCGGAGAACTTGCGCATGCCATAGGCATCGACCTTGATCGTCACCGGCTGGCCGGCGCGAATGCGCTTAAGCTGCGTTTCCTTGAAATTGGCGTCGATATAGACGTCGTCGAGCGGCACGACATTGCCGAGGCGCTGGCCGACGGCGACAAAGTCGCCGGCGCTGACGAGACGGTTGGAGAAGATGCCGTCGACCGGCGCGCGCACTGCCGTGAAGGCGAGGTCGCGCTCGGCCTTGGCAAGCGTGGTCTTGAGCTCGGCGAGCTGCGCCTGCGCTTCCGCCTGCTGGGCCTTGGCAACATCGACATTGCTAACCGCGACGTCGTAGGCGGCCTGCGCGGCCTTGACCGCGGCAGCGCCCTGGTCGCGTCCGGCTTCCGAGGTCTCGAAGGTGGCGCGCGAGGCAAAGCCCTTGCTGCTCAGCGCCTGCTGGCGCTCATAGTCGAGATCGGCGCGCTTGAGGCCCGCTTCCGCCGAGACGAGCTGCGCCTTCGCCTGCGCGACCTGACTGTCGAGCGCCGCGATCTGGCGGCCGATGCGATCGATGGTGGCCTGCTGGGTCGCGATCCGGGTCGCGGCGGCGTCGACCGCAATCTTGTAGTCGCCGTCGTCGATGCGCAGGATGATGTCACCGGCATGCACCAGCGTGTTGTCGCGGGCCAGGATCGAGGAGATGTGGCCCGCCGCGCGCGCACCCAGCATGGTGTTGTTGGCGCGGACATAGGCGTCATCGGTGGAAACAAAGAAGCGGCCGACCAGCGTGTAGTAGCCGGCATAGCTTGCCGCCGCGAGCGCCAGCACGAGGCCGATCCCCATCATGACGAATTTGCGCTTGCCGGATTTTGGCGCGGCAGCTGCAGGCGCGCCGGGCGCGTTCGGGGCCGGCTGGTCGGTCGCGGGCTTTTCCGGCGCCTCGCTGGGGCGACGCTTGGTTTCTTCAGCCACACCGGAGCGCAACTGTTCGGCGAGGGCCGCGGATGTCCCGGTCGCAGTCTCATCGTTCGCCGAAATCGTCTCCACCGCTTCCTGGCGAAGGACGCGCGCAGCCTGGTCTCTCGATGTGGCCATAAAGGCCTCCCCAACAAAAACGCGATCCGGAGCAGCCGTCGCACGGCCACAGTTCCGCTCGCCCACCCCAAATATCATTGACCGAACGGTTCGGTCAATATAGATAATATTCCCGCGGAGGACCTACCGGCCTGAATCCTCTATTTGGGTTTCATGCTGCGAGCCCGATACGAAAACCTTCCGAGACGCTGAACCAATGGTTGTAACCGACCGCGAACATCTGCACCTCCAGGAGGAGGAGAGCTCCAAGCGCCGCCAGATCCTCGCCGGCGCCCACAAGGTATTCATGGATCTGGGTTTTGACGGCGCCAGCATGGGCGAGATCGCGCGTGCGGCCGGCGTCTCCAAGGGCACCCTCTATGTCTACTTCGCCGATAAATCCGCGCTGTTCGAAGCCATCCTCGAGGAGGAGGCCCTGTTTCACGGCCAGGTCGTGTTCAACTTCGACCCCGCGCGCGACGCCGAGACGACTTTGACGGATTTCGGCCAGGCCTATCTGCATCTGCTTTGCCGGCCCGGCGGCGGATCGGCGATCCGCACCGTGATGGCCATCGCCGAGCGCATGCCCGACGTCGGCCGCCGCTATTATCTGCGCGTGCTGGACAAGACCATCAACCGGCTGTCCGATTATCTCAAAGCCCATGTCGCCTCGGGCGATCTCGCGATCGACGATTGCGACCTTGCCGCATCGCAGTTCATGGAACTATGCAAAGCCTCGCTCTTCCTGCCGTTCGTCTTCCAGGCCGCGCCGCCGCCGTCGGAAGCGCGTATGAAAGAAGTGATCGACAGCGCGACGCGGATGTTCCTGGCGGCGTACCGGGCGAAGTAAAAGCAAGCGGCCGCGCGTTGCGCGCGCCGGTCCTGCGCCATTATATTGCGGGCCATGTCTCGTGATCTTCGCCCGCCGGTCGATATCCTCCATTATGAGATCGTCCAGGAACAAGCCTCGGCGCTTGGACGAATGGGCCGCGCACTCGAACAGGCGCTCGCGCAATTGCGCGAATTCGACGCTGCCCGCGCACTCTCGGAGACGCCGGCCGCGATGCAGCCGGCTAGGCGCGAGCTGGTGATGGCAGCTGGCCAGGCGCTCTGGATGTTCGTCGTGCAACGCGAGGCGACGGGCCTGCGCGACAGCCGCCACATCATGCGAACCTACAACGTTCCGGCCGAGGTCCAGCTCTGCATGGGGCTGGCGCCGACACGGTCGAAGCCGACTTCAAAATGACGCTCTAGCGCAGCAGAGCAACGCCCCTGTGCGCAAGCCAAATGCGCCTACTCGTCCGAGAACTCGTCTTCCTCGTTGATCTTCTCGCGCTTGCTCTTGTGCGCACCGAGCGCGCCGGTGACGGAGGGATCGCGATTATTTGCATAAGGATTGCGCTGCTGCGCGCGCGCGGCGACCTCTTCGCCGGAGACCGCGGCCGGCTGGCAGATCAGGCGGCGGCTGGCGCGGCGCATCAGGTCGACGTGGATGTGATCGTAGTGATAGACGTTGGAGCCCGGCGCCAGCACCGTGGTGAAATGCGCACATGCGCCCGATTGGACATCGCGCAAAAATCCCTGCTCTTCCGGCATGCCGTGCCAGCCGTCCTTGACGGTGATGCGGCGGCCGTCGGCGAGCACGAACGCGGCGACATCGAGTGCGTTGCCGAAGGCGTGCTCGGAGATATGGGCGTGCGGATTGCCATTCATGCCGCGACAGGAATAGGCGGATATCTGCTTGATCTCGACCACGCGGGCGCCGAACCAGCGCATCGCCGATGGCTGCACGCTGTCGGCGAACCAGCGGTCGAGCTCGGACACGATCGGACAGGCCAGCGTCGCAGTCGGCTTCACCGCGACCGGGCCGACGGCGGTGACGGGATTGCCTTGCACGGGACCCAGCCGCGGCAGCGGCTGTTGCGCAGGCGCCTGCGAATACGGCGCCGGACTGGGCTGCCGCGCCGGATAGCTCGGCGCATTCATATAGCGCGCCGCGCCTGCGGCATCGGTGCCCTCGGGCGGCAGGTCGATCTCGTCTTCCTGCGGCGCGACGCCGGGCGCGCTGAGCGAGACCGGGCCGGAGGACGTGCCATAATAGCCGGTCGGCTGGCGCACTGCGCTCTCGGGATAGTTCGACCGCTGCGGATAGCCGGACGCCGGATAACTCGATTGCGGCTGGCTCACCGGCCAGCGCGGCTGGTTGCCGACGCTGCCGGGCGGGCGCAGTTCCTCGTCGGCGAAACCATAGCTGCCGGAGGGATCGCCTATTGCGGCGACTTTCAGCGGAAACTCGGCGCCGCACATGCCGGGGCCGGAGATCGGCTCGATCCGGACGATATCGGCGCTCTCTTTCACGGCGCCTGATTTCAGGCACGCCGCTTCCGCCTCGGCTCGCCACGGTTCACGTTCGGCCTGGAAAAAGCCGCGTCCGCAACCCGCAAGCGAAACAAGGACGATGGAGCCGACGAGATACAAACGAACTCCGCGCGTCATGCGGACACGTTCGGTGAATTTACTTAAAGACTCTTCAACGTGATGGTTTAAGCGTTCCTTCACCACATCGCCGTTGTGAGGTTCATCACAGAAGGCCGAAGCGGGCCGGCATAGGGTCGAACCACATCGGGTCCAAGGCCGACTTCAGTCCATCTCGGGACCACGCCCACTCGGAGGTTGTCATGAACAAGCTCACCATCGCCGCCACCGCGCTCTTCCTCGCCTCGACCGCCGTCGCGCATGCCGGCAACTCGCTCTCGTTCCAGATCGAAGGCCAGCGCATCCGCATCGAGACGCCGCGCAACTGCACCTCGCTCGATTGCGTCACCATCGTGGCGCCGGGCCTGTCGAACAACCCGATCAAGCTGAGCAACATCAATCTCAACGGCCTTGGCGGCTCCAAGAACGGCGACGACACCACGCCGTCGACAACGACGGCACAGCCCGCCCCGGCTCCGGTGCAGCAGCAGCCCGTAGCGCAGGCGTCCGTGCCCGCGCCCATTCCGGCAGCGCCGCCCGTTGACGCCGCCGCTCCGGCAACCGTCGCCGCCGTGCCGTCAGTCGAGACGGCCGCGCCGCCGGCTCCGATCGCAGTCCCTGCTCCGGTTGCCGCGCCCGCGGCGGTGGCTGCTGCGCCCGTTTATGCGCCGGCTCCGGCTCCCGTCGCGCCCGTGCAGGCCGCCAACACACCGATCGGCGTCTGGGCGACCGAAGCGAACAAGGGCAATGTGCGCGTCGAACAGTGCGGCACCAACCTCTGCGGCTATGCCGAGAAAACCAATGAGCGGATCCTGATCAACATGAAGTCCGACGGCGCCAAATGGAGCGGCCGCATCCATGATCCCGACTCCGGCCGCAACTACGATTCGACGATGGCCATGAAGGGTGCGAACGCGATGCGCGTGCAGGGCTGCGCGTTCGGCGGCATGTTCTGCGGCGGCCAGACCTGGAAGCGGGTGAGCTGACGCGCGGAGCGCGTCATCTCGGGACGATGCGCAGCATCGAACCCGGGATATCGGGCCGAGAACTCGCCCTATAACTTCGAGATTCCGGGTTCGCGACTTCGTCGCGTCCCGGAATGACGAGCGAGAAGGAAGCGCCACGTCCCTAACACGGGGACGCGGCGTTTGAACGTTCGCCCGCCCCGTGCGACAGACGTTCATCCGCCATTCAGTCATCTCCGGCTGATATCGGCCGACCTCGCCCTCGCGTTCTCACCGGGACCTCATTCGTGGCTTTGATGGTGGCTTGGCGCCGCATCGTGTTTGCTTTGCCGCTGCTCGCGCTGCCGCTGGCCGGCGCGGACACGGCGTGCGCGTCCGACGCGGTCGAACTGGCCCAGGTGCAGCCGCAGGCACAGCCGACGCCGGCCCCCTCACCCGCACCATCGGCTTCGCCTGCGCCGGCCGCCGATGCACAACCCCCCAGTGTCGAGCCGATCGGCAACGTCGCCACCGTGACGGGAATCGCGACCGTGATCCGCGACAAGAACTCCTATCCGCTGAAGGTGCGGGACGACATTTAT
Encoded proteins:
- a CDS encoding extensin family protein → MTRGVRLYLVGSIVLVSLAGCGRGFFQAEREPWRAEAEAACLKSGAVKESADIVRIEPISGPGMCGAEFPLKVAAIGDPSGSYGFADEELRPPGSVGNQPRWPVSQPQSSYPASGYPQRSNYPESAVRQPTGYYGTSSGPVSLSAPGVAPQEDEIDLPPEGTDAAGAARYMNAPSYPARQPSPAPYSQAPAQQPLPRLGPVQGNPVTAVGPVAVKPTATLACPIVSELDRWFADSVQPSAMRWFGARVVEIKQISAYSCRGMNGNPHAHISEHAFGNALDVAAFVLADGRRITVKDGWHGMPEEQGFLRDVQSGACAHFTTVLAPGSNVYHYDHIHVDLMRRASRRLICQPAAVSGEEVAARAQQRNPYANNRDPSVTGALGAHKSKREKINEEDEFSDE
- a CDS encoding DUF2147 domain-containing protein; translated protein: MNKLTIAATALFLASTAVAHAGNSLSFQIEGQRIRIETPRNCTSLDCVTIVAPGLSNNPIKLSNINLNGLGGSKNGDDTTPSTTTAQPAPAPVQQQPVAQASVPAPIPAAPPVDAAAPATVAAVPSVETAAPPAPIAVPAPVAAPAAVAAAPVYAPAPAPVAPVQAANTPIGVWATEANKGNVRVEQCGTNLCGYAEKTNERILINMKSDGAKWSGRIHDPDSGRNYDSTMAMKGANAMRVQGCAFGGMFCGGQTWKRVS
- a CDS encoding DUF6665 family protein — translated: MSRDLRPPVDILHYEIVQEQASALGRMGRALEQALAQLREFDAARALSETPAAMQPARRELVMAAGQALWMFVVQREATGLRDSRHIMRTYNVPAEVQLCMGLAPTRSKPTSK
- a CDS encoding TetR/AcrR family transcriptional regulator, translating into MVVTDREHLHLQEEESSKRRQILAGAHKVFMDLGFDGASMGEIARAAGVSKGTLYVYFADKSALFEAILEEEALFHGQVVFNFDPARDAETTLTDFGQAYLHLLCRPGGGSAIRTVMAIAERMPDVGRRYYLRVLDKTINRLSDYLKAHVASGDLAIDDCDLAASQFMELCKASLFLPFVFQAAPPPSEARMKEVIDSATRMFLAAYRAK
- a CDS encoding HlyD family secretion protein; translation: MATSRDQAARVLRQEAVETISANDETATGTSAALAEQLRSGVAEETKRRPSEAPEKPATDQPAPNAPGAPAAAAPKSGKRKFVMMGIGLVLALAAASYAGYYTLVGRFFVSTDDAYVRANNTMLGARAAGHISSILARDNTLVHAGDIILRIDDGDYKIAVDAAATRIATQQATIDRIGRQIAALDSQVAQAKAQLVSAEAGLKRADLDYERQQALSSKGFASRATFETSEAGRDQGAAAVKAAQAAYDVAVSNVDVAKAQQAEAQAQLAELKTTLAKAERDLAFTAVRAPVDGIFSNRLVSAGDFVAVGQRLGNVVPLDDVYIDANFKETQLKRIRAGQPVTIKVDAYGMRKFSGVVDSIAAGAGSVFTLLPPDNATGNFTKIVQRVPVRIRVPKSVAKQHLLRAGMSVYATVDTNKGAPDADSEIDLDDPTMIHPQ